The Prunus dulcis chromosome 3, ALMONDv2, whole genome shotgun sequence genome segment CTTCATGACATGGGTCTATAACAgaatgatcaaaaccattcAGACAACCGTTTTCTAAACACCTATATTCTACACCTTTTGAGAATTAGAACTCTTTCttcgaaaaaagaagaagaaattatgCAATGGGCTTGTGGGAAATATGTGTACCTGAAGGATATACCAGGTTGAGGACAGAAGGTACTGAACAGCAAGTAGTAGCCCTCCAACAACCCAATTTTTTTCTGATGTGCCTAAAACTGCAGACGGAGGGGATAAAACTGTAGATGCAGTGGATAAAATTGTAGGGCCCTTGTAAAGAACCACTACCAGTGCACCTGATATTGATACCAAAGTGCCCATGATTTTGGCTTGAGTGCTAGAGCTTCTCAAGGCTAGCTTTTCCAtcctaaaatatttatataaaaaaagccCGCTAGTAATGTCATTTAGACATCACCATCATATATAACATAACCACCCAATCATATTATTAGCTCACAAGAAATCAAAAGGACCcatctttgaaaattttactCCGGAGAATAAAATATCTGTCCTGTTGAAGATATTTGTAATAGAAATAGGGTCCATAGGTGcaggaattaaaataaaaatgggcgAAAAGACAGATGGAACCTGAAGAAGACGGCAAGGATGAAGGTAAATGCTGGAGTGAGGTTGCTCATGGCTGAAGATAGAGTTGGTGAGCTGTAATTTAGACCTTTATATCCACAAATATCAGCCAAAAACCTGCTTGATCAAACATAAGCAATTTATATGTAAGAAAAacaggttttttattttgtataaataacaaaatgaaTCAAAATACCCAATCAGTCCGAGGAGGAAAACTTTGGAGAGCAGAGAGAGGTTGAATGAAGGAAGCCCTGTTCTGTAATCAGAttggaaaataagaaattaattaattggtaCACGTTATTTGTTGGATGATATACAAAACTTGACAAGTCGGTCTGCTAAGAGATTGATGACCTGCGAAAGATGAAAAACAGAGGGAGGAGAACCAGAGTGGCAATTGCATTAGAGTAGACGATGAAGACATAGTAGCTTAGCCCTTTTGAGGTGGCTGCCTTGAATAAGACGTTTAAGCCCACGTTGGTGCACTCCACTGTCAGCATGGCTGCGACAGGCAGAGCATCTTGGTGAATTAACCTCCatgccatctctctctctctctctctctctcgattATCTCAAACCATTAACATCATGCTCTATGTAACATAAGTTTGCTCAAAGAAAGCCCAGCCGAAATTCAAGCTTCTCTcactctgtctctctctggtTGATCCTGATTATGGGTTAGTGTTTCCCATGGAATTTTGACGTCTTGATGACGATTTGGttagattttggaacattcGAATTTGCAATTGGTAGGGTTCAGATGAGTGTcgttaagagagagagagagagagagagagagagagagagaaaatggtggcTGTGGTTGTTTCGATGGGCCGGTGGGAGTTTGGGAAAGGAGAGCTGCCGACAGAGAAGAAAGGCGGAGAAGGTCTTTTACTTATGATTCTGATCTCTTGGATTTTGGTCACCTACTCACTGGTTGGATATTAATTTAGTAGTTCAAAAAAAGTGAAGGAGTGCAAGAATGAGTAGACAGTTAAATTTACATCCAATgatgagtgaccacaaatttcttgaatCAGTCCAAGAAATCGGAACTGGCTTATTTAAATCTTCCAatatactttttgtttttcttatttttttttaaaattttatattgaattttaacatttttaagtAATAATACctaacataacaaaaaaagaagaaggtaaTAATACCTAATTCCATGATAATTATTGAATGCTAATTCCATGGTAATTTGGGAATTTTCATAGGAGATTCTTGGAAGGAATTTTGCGTTTCCGAAAATCGGCTTAAAAGTTAGCCCACTCCATTTTTGAATCCTAATTTCGTGCTTGATGCTAACAAAATCTTGTCTTTACATATAATTAATATGGGCAATTTACATGCACATTCTTATAACTTTCACTTTTGCTGCTTCAGTTTCCAGACATTAGCCTCTTCATACTTGATTGATACTGCTACTTTGCAACAGAGGAGTGGTCTGGGTGGATGGTTCCAATATTTGAGCTCCATTGTCAAGAGCCATCCTCTTTTCTTTGATTTGTGCACATATCACGGTATAAAATCCAAGCGCAATCACAAAAGATCCAATCACACtgcacaataaataaataaatcaataaacaggATGCTTGCTTTTCTGTAAACTTGAACTCTATAGGCTCAGTAAATTGGTTTAGATGCATTTTTGCATGCAAAGAGACGCATATTATTTGCATAACCCTCTGGTAGAAGTTTTTCTACCACATACCTGCCAAGATAAAGAGCATCGCCAAGGAAAAGAACCACCATGGCCACTGCAATAGCGATTCCTAAGGGCTTAAACATGGCTACATAGACAGGACCCTTCTTGTGCAAGCACCAGACATGAACACCGATGCGGAAGACACTCACAAAGAATGCCTATGATGAAACGAAGATCATATTAGTTCCTCAATCAATAAACATTTTGTTTAACACATAAAaagaagtttttttgttttcctcacCGCGTACACAATAGCAATCATCTCAATGCCAGGCTTCAATTTCCATGCATCTGGGTTCCTTTCCACAATTAAGGAGATAACTGAGCATTGACATGTCAAAAAGAGGGTGTAGAAGAAGACTATGGTCATTTCCTCAGGGTAATCCTTAACAGCGGCTGCCTGAAAGTATAAGTTCATGCCAGTTTCAGAACAATATTTACCAATTTGAAAGTATAACATGTCACAAGAAAATTCCATCTCATAAAAAGAAGTATTAAGTAACAAGACATAGTCAAAATGATACCAAAGTAAGAGGATCAGTTGTTGTGCGACTTTATTTTACCTGCGCGATGTTCCATGTCGAAGATACGAGGCATTGAATTGCAAGTAGAAGTCCTCCAAAGATCCAGTTTGATCGTTGTGAGAGGCGAGGCTGATGATGAGTCAAGCCAGAAGGTGAGGAAGAAGGCTTCAAAAGAGCAGGGCCCTTGTAGAGGGTCACTATCAATGCCCCTAACACTGATACAATGGTGCCCAAGGATTTGGCATGACTGGTTGGTTTTCTCAAATCTAGCTTTTCCATCCTAATAGAATAGAAGTATAAAATTGATGAACTGAAAAAATGGTTTTACTTCTgtgaggaaaacaaaaaatcaaaaatctTTTCTCTGTGTAATTAACCTGCACCCCACTACCTGAAAATTATGGCAAGCAAGAAAGTGAATATGGGGGTAAGATTTGCCATTGCTGCTGCAAGAGTAGGTGAGCTGCTTTTGACAccagcaaaaaacaaaattttcccCGAACTCCTGCAGTTACAATTTTCTCCATCGTTTATATGTTTGCATGAATTGGTTCAATAAGAAATTTAAGATCTGTGTGTGTTGAGAGAGCAATAAGTGTTAAGTGTCCAGGTTACCCTATTAGGCCAAGGAGGAAGAATCTGCAAATGAGTTTGA includes the following:
- the LOC117622824 gene encoding WAT1-related protein At5g40230-like, with protein sequence MAWRLIHQDALPVAAMLTVECTNVGLNVLFKAATSKGLSYYVFIVYSNAIATLVLLPLFFIFRRTGLPSFNLSLLSKVFLLGLIGFLADICGYKGLNYSSPTLSSAMSNLTPAFTFILAVFFRMEKLALRSSSTQAKIMGTLVSISGALVVVLYKGPTILSTASTVLSPPSAVLGTSEKNWVVGGLLLAVQYLLSSTWYILQTHVMKTYPAEIVLVFLFNLCGTIISAPVCLIAETNLSAWRLRPGIALVAIICSGCLGSSFSSLVHTWGLHLKGPVFISIFKPLSIAIAAAFSVIFLGDALSLGSVVGAIILSMGFYAVIWGKAKEDEMSEDCRFESSRALPIAIGKTPLLDSPKVENM
- the LOC117622130 gene encoding WAT1-related protein At5g40240-like, with the translated sequence MVLEFRAWRSAVPFAAMVMVECAEVGVSTISKVAMSRGMSHFVFIVYYNALGTLMLLPYFIFQRNKRAPLSFKLICRFFLLGLIGSSGKILFFAGVKSSSPTLAAAMANLTPIFTFLLAIIFRMEKLDLRKPTSHAKSLGTIVSVLGALIVTLYKGPALLKPSSSPSGLTHHQPRLSQRSNWIFGGLLLAIQCLVSSTWNIAQAAAVKDYPEEMTIVFFYTLFLTCQCSVISLIVERNPDAWKLKPGIEMIAIVYAAFFVSVFRIGVHVWCLHKKGPVYVAMFKPLGIAIAVAMVVLFLGDALYLGSVIGSFVIALGFYTVICAQIKEKRMALDNGAQILEPSTQTTPLLQSSSINQV